In Betaproteobacteria bacterium, the following proteins share a genomic window:
- a CDS encoding ABC transporter substrate-binding protein, with protein MKYFACTIAALAVLLALRTEAADRIVVGQSAPLTGSNAEIGKDIRDGAAAWFRRVNESGGIHGKQVVLVSLDDRNDRKTAGANAVKLVNEAGAVALFGFASATLSLDAMPIVKEKKVPFFAPFTGADAIHKQGNFVFVMRASYADELVKILDHWKSLGVTRVTVVNYDDEIGNQNYATVARLMEGAGKKAVGVKLKRNADVEKAQIDAIIASDPQVVVATTLYGATTQVIRGLKAAGKPYTITSLSFVGPSQLAKAAGPDAAGVSVAGVVPPPPKTTVPVVKECGDAIRKAGLPELNYTNLEACMAAKVLTEAMKRAGPHVTRESLYRALNGLGSLDVGGYVVNFSPDNRHGNHDVELAVIGKNGQFRF; from the coding sequence ATGAAATACTTCGCTTGCACGATAGCCGCACTGGCCGTGCTGCTTGCCCTGCGGACCGAAGCCGCGGACAGGATTGTCGTCGGCCAGTCTGCCCCGCTCACCGGATCGAATGCCGAGATCGGCAAGGACATCCGCGACGGCGCGGCGGCCTGGTTCAGGCGGGTCAACGAGTCCGGCGGCATCCACGGGAAGCAGGTGGTGCTGGTATCCCTCGACGACAGGAACGACCGGAAGACCGCCGGAGCCAACGCGGTGAAGCTCGTGAACGAGGCGGGCGCGGTCGCTCTCTTCGGCTTCGCTTCCGCCACGCTGTCCCTGGACGCGATGCCCATCGTGAAGGAGAAGAAGGTACCCTTCTTCGCCCCGTTCACGGGCGCGGACGCGATCCACAAGCAGGGCAATTTCGTCTTCGTGATGCGCGCCTCCTATGCCGACGAACTGGTGAAGATCCTCGATCACTGGAAGTCGCTGGGCGTCACCCGGGTCACCGTGGTCAATTACGACGACGAGATCGGCAACCAGAACTACGCGACCGTCGCGCGGCTCATGGAGGGCGCCGGCAAGAAGGCGGTGGGCGTGAAGCTCAAGCGCAACGCCGACGTCGAGAAGGCGCAGATCGACGCCATCATCGCGAGCGACCCGCAGGTGGTCGTGGCAACGACCCTCTACGGCGCCACCACGCAGGTCATCCGCGGGCTGAAGGCGGCGGGCAAGCCCTACACCATCACCTCGCTCTCATTCGTCGGCCCCAGTCAGCTTGCCAAGGCCGCAGGACCGGACGCCGCGGGCGTCTCGGTGGCGGGCGTCGTGCCGCCGCCGCCCAAGACCACGGTGCCGGTCGTCAAGGAATGTGGCGACGCGATCCGCAAGGCGGGCCTCCCGGAGCTCAATTACACGAACCTGGAGGCCTGCATGGCGGCCAAGGTCCTCACCGAGGCCATGAAGCGGGCCGGCCCCCACGTCACCCGTGAAAGCCTCTACCGGGCGCTCAACGGGCTGGGAAGCCTCGACGTGGGTGGCTATGTGGTCAATTTCTCGCCGGACAATCGCCACGGCAATCACGACGTGGAGCTCGCGGTCATCGGCAAGAACGGCCAGTTCCGCTTCTGA
- the ffh gene encoding signal recognition particle protein, producing the protein MLDALTQRLSSVLKTMRGHARLTEENVGEALREVRMALLEADVGLPVVKDFIARVKEKALGQEVLGSLTPGQALVGAVHGELIALMGGTNAQLNLATTPPAVILLAGLQGAGKTTSAGKLARLLKGAKKKVLLVSADVYRPAAIEQLKSLAGQLAIDLFPSDASQKPVEIAANALDWARRHYHDVLIVDTAGRLAIDEAMMAEMKAIHAAVNPVETLFVVDSMQGQDAVNVARAFGEALPLTGVILTKLDGDARGGAALSVRHVTGAPIKFAGVSEKMDGLEPFHPERMASRILGMGDIVSLVEEARKSVDEGEAKKLADKFRKGKDFDLEDFKAQIQQMKKMGGVSALMDKLPAQLTQAASQSPDLQEKSIRRTEGIINAMTPLERRKPELLKASRKQRIAAGAGVPVQEVNRLLKQFEQMQKMMKMMRSGGLGKMMRNMKGMLPGMR; encoded by the coding sequence ATGCTGGACGCACTGACGCAGCGGCTTTCCTCCGTTCTGAAGACGATGCGCGGCCACGCCCGCCTCACCGAGGAGAACGTGGGCGAGGCGCTGCGCGAGGTGCGCATGGCGCTCCTGGAGGCCGACGTGGGCCTGCCCGTGGTGAAGGACTTCATCGCGCGGGTGAAGGAAAAGGCGCTCGGCCAGGAAGTGCTCGGGAGCCTCACGCCGGGCCAGGCGCTGGTGGGCGCGGTGCACGGCGAGCTGATTGCCCTCATGGGCGGGACGAACGCGCAGCTGAACCTCGCGACGACACCGCCCGCCGTGATCCTGCTTGCCGGCCTGCAGGGCGCAGGCAAGACCACCAGCGCTGGCAAGCTCGCGCGGCTCCTGAAGGGCGCGAAGAAAAAGGTGCTGCTGGTTTCCGCCGACGTGTACCGGCCCGCGGCCATCGAGCAGTTGAAGTCCCTCGCCGGCCAGCTCGCGATCGACCTTTTTCCCTCCGACGCCTCGCAGAAGCCGGTCGAGATCGCCGCGAACGCCCTCGACTGGGCGCGCAGGCACTACCACGACGTCCTCATCGTGGACACGGCCGGGCGGCTGGCGATCGACGAGGCGATGATGGCCGAGATGAAGGCGATCCACGCGGCCGTCAACCCGGTCGAGACGCTCTTCGTCGTGGATTCGATGCAGGGCCAGGACGCGGTCAACGTCGCCAGGGCCTTCGGGGAGGCGCTGCCGCTCACCGGCGTGATCCTCACCAAGCTCGATGGCGATGCGCGCGGTGGCGCGGCGCTGTCGGTGCGCCACGTCACGGGCGCGCCCATCAAGTTCGCCGGCGTCTCGGAGAAAATGGACGGCCTCGAGCCCTTCCATCCGGAGCGCATGGCCTCCCGCATCCTTGGCATGGGCGACATCGTCTCGCTCGTCGAGGAGGCGAGAAAGTCGGTCGATGAGGGGGAAGCGAAGAAGCTCGCCGACAAGTTCCGGAAGGGCAAGGACTTCGACCTCGAGGACTTCAAGGCGCAGATCCAGCAGATGAAGAAGATGGGCGGCGTATCCGCCCTCATGGACAAGCTTCCCGCGCAGCTCACCCAGGCGGCCAGCCAGTCTCCGGACCTGCAGGAGAAGTCGATCCGCCGCACCGAGGGCATCATCAACGCCATGACGCCGCTCGAGCGCCGCAAGCCCGAGCTTCTCAAGGCCTCGCGCAAGCAGCGCATTGCCGCGGGTGCGGGCGTGCCGGTGCAGGAGGTGAACCGCCTCCTCAAGCAGTTCGAGCAGATGCAGAAGATGATGAAGATGATGCGCTCGGGCGGGCTTGGCAAGATGATGCGCAACATGAAGGGCATGCTGCCCGGCATGCGCTGA
- the ccsA gene encoding cytochrome c biogenesis protein CcsA produces the protein MPDSALYSSTAACWLALAAIAWRSAHASGPATGGAFRLEGVLLPVALVLHGMLVYNGIVIDEGLNLGVSNSISLLIWLTVVIYWLASLAVPGLASIQGLWAPIALGAVILQAFLPARYLVHYGGDPLFTLHFAIAMLAYSLFIVATMHAVVMLAEQKWLHRGVMPPFLRSVPPLLEMEALLFRILFAAFVLLTLTVVSGIFFSEQLFKRPFQVTHKTVFGILSWVIFGWLLAGRYFYGWRGKRAVYWTLGGFIALLLSYVGAKFVLEIILQRG, from the coding sequence ATGCCCGATTCAGCCCTTTATTCTAGCACCGCCGCCTGCTGGCTCGCCCTCGCAGCGATCGCCTGGCGCTCCGCCCATGCCAGCGGCCCGGCGACCGGCGGCGCGTTTCGACTCGAGGGCGTTCTGTTGCCCGTGGCCCTGGTGCTTCACGGCATGCTGGTCTACAACGGCATCGTCATCGACGAAGGCCTGAACCTCGGCGTTTCCAATTCGATTTCGCTCCTCATCTGGCTCACCGTGGTCATCTACTGGCTCGCGAGCCTTGCGGTACCCGGCCTGGCGAGCATCCAGGGCCTGTGGGCGCCGATCGCGCTCGGGGCGGTGATCCTCCAGGCTTTCCTGCCGGCGCGCTACCTCGTGCACTACGGCGGGGACCCGCTCTTCACCCTGCACTTCGCCATCGCGATGCTCGCCTACAGCCTCTTCATCGTCGCGACGATGCACGCCGTGGTCATGCTTGCGGAGCAGAAGTGGCTGCACCGCGGCGTGATGCCTCCCTTTCTCAGGAGCGTGCCGCCGCTCCTCGAGATGGAGGCGCTTCTCTTCCGCATCCTCTTCGCCGCCTTCGTGCTGCTCACGCTCACCGTCGTCTCGGGCATCTTCTTCTCCGAGCAGCTCTTCAAGCGCCCGTTCCAGGTCACCCACAAGACGGTCTTCGGGATCCTGTCGTGGGTGATCTTCGGCTGGCTCCTCGCGGGACGCTACTTCTACGGATGGCGCGGCAAGCGCGCGGTGTACTGGACGCTCGGCGGATTCATCGCGCTGCTGCTGTCCTACGTCGGCGCCAAGTTCGTCCTCGAGATCATCCTGCAGCGCGGCTAG